The Planctomycetota bacterium genomic sequence GCGGTGCGACACGCGTCGAGCGGCCCGCAGACGCTGCCGGACTGGAACCCCAACGCCGGCGGGATCTCGGCCTTCTACTTCAAGGACCCCGAAGGGCACGTGCTCGAGGTGATCCACTTCCCGCCCGGCAAGGGCGACCCGCGCTGGGCCGCCCGCGCCGCCGAGAGCCCAACGAGCCTCTTCCTGGGCATCGATCACACCGCGATTGTCGTCGAAGATACCGAGCGATCGCTGGCGTTCTATCGCGACGCGCTGGGGATGCGGGTCGCCGGCGGGAGCGAGAACTACGGCCCGGAGCAGGAGCGCCTCAACGCCGTCTTCGGCGCGCGCCTGCGCATCACCACCCTGCGTGCGCCCCAGGGCCCGGGCGTGGAACTGCTGGAGTACCTCGCGCCGACCGACGGCCGTGAGTACCCGGGCGACGCACGCCTGAACGACCTGCTGACCTGGACGACCAACGTCACCTGTCCGGACACGCACGCCCTGTCCTCGCACCTGCGAGGCGGCGCCCGGTGGATCTCTCCCGGGCCCGTGTCGGGCCTGCCCCACGAGATGAAGCTCGACGCGGCTGCGCACGCCCGCGACCCGGACGGGCACGCCCTGCGATTCGCCGCTCCCGCCAAGTAACGCCACGAAGGAATCCGCATGCCCTCGACCCGCTCGAAGTCATCTCGCGCCGTCGCACTCGCGCCCGCACCCGCCGCACCCGCCGCTCGTGCAGCGTCCGTTCCCGCCGCTCCCGATGCCGAGGCGCGCCGCCTGGCCGACGCCGACGCGGGGCGGGCGGCGTGGCGACGGTGGGGGCCCTATGTCTCCGAGCGCCAGTGGGGCACGGTGCGCGAGGACTATTCGGCGAACGGCGACTGCTGGACGCACTTCCCGCACGACCACGCGCGCTCGCGCACGTACCGCTGGGGCGAGGACGGGCTGCTGGGGATCAGCGATGATCAATGCCGCCTGTGCTTCGCGCTGGCGCTCTGGAACGAACGCGACCCGATCCTGAAGGAGCGTCTGTTCGGGCTCACGGGCCCCGAGGGCAACCACGGCGAGGACGTGAAGGAGCACTACTTCTACCTCGACTCCACGCCGACGCACTCGTACATGAAGGCGCTGTACAAGTACCCGCAGGCCGAGTTCCCGTACGCGCGCCTCGTGGAAGAGAGCCGCACGCGCGGGCGCCACGAGCGCGAGTTCGAGATCGAGGACTCGGGCGTGTTCAACGACGGACGCGTCTTCGATGTGCAGGCCGAGTACGCCAAGGCCTCGCCCGACGACATCCTCATCCGTCTCACGATCTCCAACCGCGGGCCGGAGGCGGCCCGGATCCACGTCCTCCCGACGCTCTGGTTCCGCAACACCTGGTCGTGGGCGCCCGGCTCGCCCCGTCCCTCGCTCGTCGCCGACGGCAACACGCGCATCCTCGCCACGCACCCGGACATGGGCTCGATGGTGCTGTCGATCGACGACCAGGCGGCCAGCCCCGAGCTGCTCTTCACCGAGAACGTCTCGAACACGCAGCGCCTGTGGGGCGTTCCGAACGAGACCCCGTTCGTGAAGGACGCCTTCCACGAGCGCGTCGTCCGCAACAACGCCGGCGCCGTGAACCCCGCCGGGCGGGGCACCAAGAGCGCCGCGTGGTACGCCCTGGATGTTCCCGCGAACGGCGCCATCACCCTGCGCCTGCGCCTCCACCCGGCCAACGCCTACGCCCCGCTCGACGCGCGCGCGTTCGACCGCGTCGTCGACGAGCGGCGGGCCGACGCCGACGCCTTCTACGACGCGCCCCCGCGCCGGCATGGCGAACTCTCGCCCGACGCCCGCCTCGTGGCGCGCCAGGCGGCGGCAAGCCTGCTCTGGAGCAAGCAGTTCTACCACATCGACATCGCGCCCTGGCTCGACGGCG encodes the following:
- a CDS encoding VOC family protein, which translates into the protein MRSHSLARLLVARFAVAVVAGLAPAALAQPAGAPPTSHASAAPHAPVTAVESIGITVGDLDRAVDFYTRVLGFEKASEHEFAGEAIEHLTGVFPARVRTARLRLGQESIELTDYLAPEGRPIPDDSRSNDRWFQHIAIVVSDMPRAYAHLRAHAVRHASSGPQTLPDWNPNAGGISAFYFKDPEGHVLEVIHFPPGKGDPRWAARAAESPTSLFLGIDHTAIVVEDTERSLAFYRDALGMRVAGGSENYGPEQERLNAVFGARLRITTLRAPQGPGVELLEYLAPTDGREYPGDARLNDLLTWTTNVTCPDTHALSSHLRGGARWISPGPVSGLPHEMKLDAAAHARDPDGHALRFAAPAK